In Gasterosteus aculeatus unplaced genomic scaffold, fGasAcu3.hap1.1 HAP1_SCAFFOLD_126, whole genome shotgun sequence, the following are encoded in one genomic region:
- the LOC120819453 gene encoding aquaporin-8 has translation MGVEKMDMEDSTLMEKGNKPPAARPPNKYETLFQPCLAEVVGTMFFVFVGCVSVIENVPAAGRLQPALVHGLAVAVMVAVMDNISGSHFNPPFTIAIYLCGGMKLMMVGPYLVSQLIGGVLGAGMAKMMTPRDRYLNATGAAFDILKSESQLSGAIFGEVAMTCLITMVVLLVAVNGKTKTPLAPFLVGCTVIINVLAGGDVSGTCLNPARAFGPALMTNYWSYHWVYWVGPIGGGLLAAALLRLILGDDKIRVVMKS, from the exons ATGGGAGTGGAGAAAATGGACATGGAGGACTCGACCCTGATGGAGAAGGGCAACAAGCCCCCCGCGGCCAGACCACCCAACAAATACGAGACTCTGTTCCAGCCCTGCCTGGCCGAGGTGGTGGGCACCATGTTCTTCGTTTTCGTCGGCTGCGTGTCCGTCATCGAGAACGTGCCGGCCGCCGGGCGGCTGCAGCCGGCGCTGGTGCACGGGCTGGCCGTGGCCGTGATGGTGGCGGTCATGGATAACATCAG cGGCTCCCATTTCAACCCTCCCTTCACCATCGCCATCTACCTGTGCGGCGGCATGAAGCTGATGATGGTGGGACCCTACCTGGTCAGCCAGCTGATCGGAGGGGTGCTGGGAGCTGGGATGGCCAAG ATGATGACCCCCAGGGACCGCTACCTCAACGCCACCGGGGCGGCGTTTGACATCCTCAAGTCAGAGAGCCAGCTGTCCGGCGCCATCTTCGGGGAGGTGGCCATGACCTGCCTGATCACcatggtggtgctgctggtggcggTCAACGGCAAGACGAAGACGCCGCTGGCGCCGTTCCTGGTTGGCTGcaccgtcatcatcaacgtCCTGGCAGG GGGTGACGTGTCAGGAACGTGTCTGAACCCGGCCAGAGCTTTCGGTCCGGCTTTGATGACCAACTACTGGTCCTACCACTGGGTTTACTGGGTGGGACCCATCGGGGGAGGTCTGCTGGCCGCCGCCTTGCTCAG GCTCATTCTGGGAGATGATAAAATACGAGTCGTGATGAAATCCTGA